The following are from one region of the Rhodopirellula sp. P2 genome:
- a CDS encoding FAD-dependent oxidoreductase, whose protein sequence is MSHRQPVVSNPFVWVAFGMLVLCPTLQAQEPTPRTAGNLADVTTADVIVYGSTPGGFCSAIAAAREGASVILLEPTEHVGGLNTGGLSHCDSNQMVRSTLMGLFDEWHTRVVKDYTDRGLQAPYNPAKKDQSRWTFEPHVAMRVTLQMLDEAGVTVLAQHPLQSVTMKGPRITSLSTTKGRFTARVFVDGTYEGDLMAAAGVDWTIGREGREEYGESLAGKQTPKPKMNINGFDDQGKPLPLVTALHVGDGNAGDQNVMTYSFRLCLTAEADNRVPMPKPTHYDPARFEIVRRALLAGETRVGFDLYPLPGDKLDGNNSIGGQFSIGLVGGGNDWHAADEAGRRKIWEAHKQYTLEFYHFLTTDPVVPPSMRERYARLGLCKDEFASHDHFSPALYVRESRRMKGLSVISQKDILESPEKEDPIAISSFPIDSHDCQRIALPGGGVINEGTIFPVRRTNPKQGYAYHVPYRSILPKPEQCDNLLVPVALSCTHVGISSLRIEGAWMAIGQGAGVAAALAAEADLPVHELAYSKLRERLLAQGQVLELPDVPEPTAPRGAIAAKSLPGIVLDDSRAELSGNWSGSTNFQPHIETGYIYCGEKDSESKGDGNTTASFRFKVPKSGRYEVLMAYSAHESRAKKVPLTVSTGDSQLSFQVDQTIPLPPGEHFRSVATVALSTETESVIRITNADTSGFVIVDALQLLPVESKSVTEE, encoded by the coding sequence ATGTCACACCGCCAGCCTGTTGTTTCGAATCCCTTCGTTTGGGTTGCGTTTGGCATGCTGGTGCTCTGCCCAACGCTCCAAGCCCAAGAACCAACTCCCCGAACCGCAGGCAACCTGGCGGATGTCACGACCGCGGATGTGATTGTCTATGGCTCGACACCAGGAGGTTTTTGTTCCGCGATCGCTGCCGCTCGCGAAGGAGCTTCGGTCATCCTGTTGGAACCGACCGAGCATGTCGGCGGTCTGAACACAGGTGGCTTGAGTCACTGCGACTCGAACCAGATGGTTCGCAGCACGCTGATGGGGCTGTTCGATGAGTGGCACACGCGAGTGGTGAAGGACTACACCGACCGAGGTCTGCAAGCTCCCTACAACCCGGCCAAGAAAGACCAGTCGCGTTGGACGTTTGAGCCGCATGTGGCGATGCGGGTGACCTTGCAAATGTTGGACGAGGCCGGGGTCACGGTCCTGGCACAGCATCCTCTTCAATCGGTCACGATGAAGGGGCCTCGCATCACCTCGCTGAGCACGACGAAAGGAAGGTTCACGGCCAGAGTTTTTGTGGACGGCACCTACGAGGGCGACCTGATGGCGGCTGCGGGAGTCGACTGGACCATCGGCCGAGAAGGGCGTGAGGAATACGGTGAATCGCTGGCCGGAAAACAAACCCCAAAGCCGAAGATGAACATCAACGGCTTCGACGATCAGGGCAAGCCATTGCCGTTGGTCACCGCCCTGCATGTCGGGGACGGAAACGCCGGTGACCAAAACGTGATGACCTACAGCTTTCGGCTGTGCCTGACCGCGGAAGCTGACAATCGGGTGCCGATGCCGAAACCCACTCACTACGACCCGGCAAGGTTCGAGATTGTTCGCCGGGCGCTCCTGGCGGGCGAAACCCGTGTGGGCTTTGACCTGTACCCACTGCCCGGCGACAAACTCGATGGCAACAACTCGATCGGCGGGCAATTTTCCATCGGCTTGGTTGGTGGAGGCAACGACTGGCACGCGGCCGACGAAGCGGGGCGAAGGAAGATCTGGGAAGCCCACAAACAGTACACCCTGGAGTTCTATCACTTCCTGACCACCGACCCTGTCGTGCCCCCGTCGATGCGGGAGCGTTACGCCAGGCTGGGCCTTTGCAAAGACGAATTCGCGAGCCACGATCACTTCTCGCCGGCGCTCTACGTCCGCGAATCTCGAAGAATGAAGGGACTGTCGGTCATCAGCCAAAAGGACATTCTCGAATCTCCCGAAAAAGAGGATCCAATTGCAATCTCGTCGTTTCCAATCGACTCGCATGACTGCCAACGGATTGCACTTCCAGGCGGCGGGGTGATCAACGAAGGGACGATCTTCCCCGTGCGAAGAACGAATCCCAAGCAGGGCTACGCCTACCATGTTCCTTACCGGTCGATCCTGCCCAAACCAGAGCAGTGTGACAACTTGTTGGTTCCGGTTGCCCTGTCTTGCACACACGTTGGGATCTCGTCGCTGCGAATCGAGGGAGCTTGGATGGCGATTGGTCAGGGAGCCGGTGTCGCGGCGGCCTTGGCGGCAGAGGCCGATCTGCCAGTCCACGAACTGGCTTACTCAAAGCTTCGTGAACGGCTACTCGCACAAGGTCAGGTTCTGGAACTGCCTGACGTGCCGGAGCCAACCGCTCCCCGTGGAGCCATTGCCGCGAAGTCGTTGCCGGGAATCGTGCTGGATGATTCCCGAGCGGAACTCTCGGGCAACTGGTCAGGCTCCACGAACTTCCAACCCCACATCGAGACGGGCTACATCTATTGCGGGGAAAAGGATTCTGAGTCGAAAGGCGACGGGAACACGACTGCCAGCTTTCGATTCAAGGTTCCAAAGTCGGGTCGATACGAAGTGCTGATGGCTTACTCGGCCCACGAAAGCCGAGCCAAGAAGGTTCCTCTGACGGTCTCCACTGGGGACTCCCAGCTTTCGTTCCAGGTGGATCAGACCATCCCGCTGCCACCCGGAGAACACTTTCGCTCAGTCGCCACGGTGGCCCTCTCGACCGAGACGGAATCCGTCATCCGAATCACGAACGCTGACACGTCTGGCTTCGTGATTGTCGACGCCCTGCAGCTGTTGCCCGTGGAATCCAAGTCAGTCACCGAGGAGTGA
- a CDS encoding DUF1573 domain-containing protein yields the protein MNSRVWMVAFVFLGSALGSSARADWTQTVFPVKTHNFGTVAVASKTEFRFPVVNTFSSDLHIRSIRESCGCTTAIIETATIAPGESGSILARFNTPTFRGKKGATLTVVIDKPFYSEVQLRVDGYIRSDMVFHPGAIELGTVNQGEPKTGATKLFYAGRSDWQVVDVRSNTPWLVPSFKQTERGAGKANYELSVEVREDAPEGYFQDELIIQTNDRSMPNVPLRVIGTVESALSIAPQSIAVGTIQQGDSISQRLAIRGRKPFAIESIECEGWKVEFSASEDERMIHMVDLTLTADTARGNQRVPMVIRTRGENAVTAKAIVTADIAAEQVAQAQ from the coding sequence ATGAACAGTCGAGTGTGGATGGTGGCGTTTGTCTTTTTGGGGTCGGCCCTGGGTTCCTCTGCGAGAGCGGATTGGACTCAAACGGTGTTCCCGGTGAAGACGCACAATTTTGGAACGGTTGCGGTCGCCTCCAAAACGGAATTTCGTTTTCCGGTGGTCAACACGTTCAGCTCGGATCTGCATATCCGGTCCATCCGTGAGAGCTGTGGTTGCACCACCGCGATCATCGAAACCGCAACGATCGCTCCCGGCGAGTCCGGATCGATCTTAGCTCGGTTCAACACCCCCACCTTCCGCGGCAAAAAGGGTGCGACGCTGACGGTTGTCATCGACAAACCGTTTTACAGCGAAGTTCAATTGCGGGTCGACGGTTACATCCGCAGCGACATGGTGTTCCACCCCGGTGCGATCGAACTGGGGACCGTCAATCAAGGCGAACCCAAAACAGGAGCAACCAAGTTGTTCTACGCCGGCCGAAGTGACTGGCAGGTTGTCGACGTCCGCTCCAACACGCCTTGGTTGGTGCCTTCGTTCAAGCAAACCGAACGTGGTGCTGGCAAAGCCAACTACGAACTGTCCGTCGAAGTGCGTGAAGACGCTCCGGAAGGCTACTTCCAAGACGAACTGATCATCCAAACCAATGACCGCAGCATGCCGAACGTTCCTTTGCGAGTGATCGGCACCGTGGAATCAGCGCTTTCGATTGCTCCCCAATCCATCGCGGTTGGAACGATCCAGCAAGGCGACAGCATTTCCCAACGTTTGGCGATTCGGGGTCGCAAGCCTTTCGCGATTGAGTCGATCGAATGCGAAGGCTGGAAAGTGGAGTTCTCGGCCAGCGAAGACGAACGAATGATCCACATGGTCGACCTGACGCTGACCGCCGACACCGCGCGTGGGAACCAACGTGTTCCCATGGTGATTCGCACACGAGGCGAAAACGCCGTGACCGCGAAAGCCATCGTGACGGCAGACATCGCGGCAGAACAAGTCGCTCAAGCTCAGTGA
- a CDS encoding ISL3 family transposase — MQLKTILNRAEKQKGFVYTSIRWSEDNQAIWISIKPHARSRPVCSGCGKKRPGYDTRGERRFEFVPLWGFPVFFLYAMRRVACPACGVVIEKVPWADGKHRSTYSYRIFLAAWAKRLSWKETALIFGTSWDTVYRAIDWVVRWGLIHREIGPVEAIGVDEIAYRRGHKYLTLVYQIDADCRRLLYVARDRTEESLRGFFNAVPETSIQSLKFICTDMWRQYMNVIAEKAADAVHILDRYHVMKKFGDALNKVRVEEARQLKADGYEEVLKGSRWCLLKRPENLTDKQTVKLDDLLQYNLKSIKAYLMREDFQRFWSYQSPAWAGRFLDQWCTRAMHSKIEPMKGMARTLRRHRTLLLNWFLARGEISNGSVEGMNTKAKLALRKAYGFKSYKTIEIALYHQLGKLPEPNQTHRFC, encoded by the coding sequence ATGCAGCTCAAAACTATCCTCAACCGAGCCGAAAAGCAAAAGGGGTTTGTCTACACAAGCATCCGTTGGAGCGAGGACAACCAAGCGATCTGGATCAGCATCAAGCCACACGCGCGAAGTCGCCCTGTTTGCAGCGGCTGCGGAAAGAAACGCCCCGGATACGACACCCGAGGAGAAAGGCGGTTCGAGTTTGTGCCGCTGTGGGGTTTCCCGGTGTTCTTTCTTTACGCGATGAGGCGAGTTGCCTGCCCCGCCTGTGGCGTGGTGATCGAGAAAGTTCCTTGGGCTGATGGAAAGCATCGCAGCACTTACAGCTATCGAATTTTTCTCGCCGCTTGGGCCAAGCGACTGAGTTGGAAGGAAACCGCGTTGATCTTTGGCACCAGCTGGGACACGGTCTACCGGGCGATTGACTGGGTGGTTCGTTGGGGACTGATTCACCGGGAAATCGGCCCGGTCGAAGCAATTGGCGTCGATGAGATTGCCTACCGTCGAGGACACAAGTACCTGACGCTGGTCTACCAGATTGATGCCGACTGCCGACGGTTGCTTTACGTCGCTCGGGATCGAACCGAGGAAAGTCTGCGTGGTTTTTTCAATGCCGTTCCAGAGACATCGATTCAGAGCTTGAAGTTCATTTGCACTGACATGTGGCGTCAGTACATGAACGTGATCGCCGAGAAGGCCGCCGATGCGGTTCACATCTTGGACCGATACCACGTGATGAAGAAGTTCGGCGATGCACTCAACAAGGTTCGGGTTGAGGAGGCCCGGCAGTTGAAAGCGGATGGCTATGAAGAGGTGCTCAAAGGGTCTCGATGGTGCCTTCTAAAACGCCCAGAGAATCTGACGGACAAGCAAACGGTCAAGCTTGATGATCTCCTGCAATACAACCTGAAGAGCATCAAAGCTTATCTGATGCGAGAAGACTTCCAACGGTTCTGGAGCTACCAAAGTCCGGCCTGGGCAGGCAGGTTTCTCGATCAATGGTGTACTCGAGCGATGCATTCGAAAATCGAACCGATGAAGGGCATGGCACGCACACTACGCAGGCACCGAACGCTACTGTTGAACTGGTTTCTCGCTCGTGGTGAAATCTCCAACGGTAGCGTCGAGGGCATGAACACCAAAGCCAAACTGGCGTTGAGAAAGGCCTACGGTTTCAAATCGTATAAAACGATCGAAATCGCCCTGTATCACCAGCTAGGAAAGCTCCCTGAGCCAAATCAAACCCACCGATTCTGCTGA